From Streptomyces qinzhouensis, one genomic window encodes:
- a CDS encoding HNH endonuclease, which produces MPHVLVLNASYEPLGVVPLRRALVLVLENKALCLEESGAFLHSATRAIAAPSVVRLKRFVRVPYRGPVPLTRKALFARDGGRCMYCGGVATSVDHVIPRSRGGKHVWDNVVAACRRCNHVKADRQLRELGWRLTHQPAPPSGLAWRIIGTGHRDPRWLPYLQPYGAEDAMARIDGVSA; this is translated from the coding sequence GTGCCGCATGTCCTGGTCCTCAATGCGTCGTACGAGCCGCTCGGCGTCGTACCGCTCCGCCGCGCGCTCGTCCTCGTCCTGGAGAACAAGGCTCTCTGCCTGGAGGAGTCCGGCGCCTTTCTGCACAGCGCGACCCGTGCGATCGCAGCACCGAGCGTCGTCCGCCTGAAGCGGTTCGTACGGGTCCCCTACCGGGGGCCCGTTCCACTGACCCGCAAGGCCCTCTTCGCCCGTGACGGCGGGCGCTGTATGTACTGCGGTGGCGTCGCAACCAGCGTCGACCACGTCATTCCGCGCAGCCGCGGTGGGAAGCACGTCTGGGACAACGTCGTCGCCGCGTGCCGTCGCTGCAACCATGTCAAGGCCGACCGCCAGCTGCGCGAACTGGGCTGGCGGCTGACGCACCAACCGGCCCCGCCGAGCGGACTGGCCTGGCGGATCATCGGTACGGGACACCGGGATCCGCGCTGGCTGCCGTATCTGCAACCGTACGGCGCGGAGGACGCGATGGCTCGGATCGACGGCGTTTCCGCCTGA
- a CDS encoding mechanosensitive ion channel family protein: protein MTGFWSSTALAVPRSAGTPSPSEPPSGTPVVTLDEAAERAGNAAGWVEENWSTWLNTGLRILLILVVALVLRMLVRRALTKLIERMNRSAQAVEGTTLGGLLVNAERRRQRSEAIGSVLRSISSFLILGTAGLMILGAFKINLAPLLASAGVAGVAIGFGARNLVTDFLSGVFMIMEDQYGVGDTVDAGVATGEVVEVGLRVTKLRGDDGEVWYVRNGEIKRIGNLSQGWATATVDVTVRPTEDMDRVRSVIGGVAEELAKAEPWNEQLWGPVETLGLTEVLLDSMTIRVAGRTMPGKALSVERELRWRIKRAFDAAGIRIVGGIPVPETESAAADPSASMAAPSALASPTSPQSLATAPIPPAPPNLQK, encoded by the coding sequence GTGACCGGCTTCTGGTCGTCGACCGCCCTCGCCGTGCCCCGCTCGGCGGGGACACCGTCACCGTCCGAGCCCCCCTCCGGCACCCCCGTCGTCACCCTCGACGAGGCCGCCGAGAGGGCCGGGAACGCGGCCGGCTGGGTGGAGGAGAACTGGTCCACCTGGCTCAACACCGGACTGCGGATCCTGCTGATCCTGGTGGTCGCGCTGGTGCTGAGGATGCTGGTGCGCCGGGCGCTGACCAAGCTGATAGAGCGGATGAACCGTTCCGCCCAGGCCGTGGAGGGGACCACTCTCGGCGGGCTGCTGGTGAACGCGGAGCGGCGGCGGCAGCGCTCGGAGGCGATCGGTTCCGTCCTGCGCTCGATCTCGTCGTTCCTGATCCTGGGCACGGCCGGGCTGATGATCCTCGGCGCCTTCAAGATCAACCTCGCGCCGCTGCTGGCCTCCGCCGGAGTCGCGGGCGTGGCGATCGGCTTCGGTGCCCGCAATCTGGTCACCGACTTCCTCTCCGGTGTCTTCATGATCATGGAGGATCAGTACGGCGTCGGGGACACCGTCGACGCGGGCGTGGCGACCGGCGAGGTCGTCGAGGTCGGCCTGCGGGTGACCAAGCTGCGCGGCGACGACGGCGAGGTCTGGTACGTCCGCAACGGCGAGATCAAGCGGATCGGCAACCTCAGCCAGGGCTGGGCGACCGCGACGGTCGATGTCACGGTCCGGCCGACCGAGGACATGGACCGGGTCCGTTCGGTGATCGGCGGGGTCGCGGAGGAGCTGGCGAAGGCCGAGCCGTGGAACGAGCAGCTGTGGGGGCCGGTGGAAACGCTCGGCCTGACCGAGGTGCTGCTGGACTCCATGACGATCCGGGTCGCGGGCCGGACCATGCCGGGCAAGGCGCTGTCGGTGGAGCGCGAGCTGCGCTGGCGGATCAAGCGGGCGTTCGACGCGGCGGGCATCCGGATCGTCGGCGGGATCCCGGTCCCGGAGACGGAGAGCGCGGCGGCCGATCCGTCGGCTTCGATGGCGGCACCGTCCGCGCTGGCGAGCCCGACCTCGCCGCAGTCACTGGCCACGGCGCCGATTCCGCCGGCTCCCCCGAACCTCCAGAAGTAA
- a CDS encoding ROK family transcriptional regulator encodes MNDRAALGLLLEYGPLSRSRIGKLTGLSKPTASQLLVRLEAAGLVVATGTTEGRPGPGAQLYTVNPRAAFAAGLDVSPRRIRAAVADLTGTVVGEYELATGRVRAAGAVQQVTDALDAAAGSAGLTRSDIHRLVIGTPGAFDPSTGQLRYASHLPGWHSTTLLDELAAALPMPFELENDVNLVAVAEQRLGAARGHDDFVLLWNEEGLGGALVIGGRLHRGFTGGAGEVGFLPVPGTPLIRQVTRANSGGFQELAGAQELPKLARKLGVRAIGGGHYTLVAPQLVAQASAADDGPFRALLETYATALATGLASVVAVLDPELVVLAGEAITSGGEPLRARVQAELTELAAPRPKLVMAGVPEQPVLRGALESALATTRDDVFDTSAR; translated from the coding sequence ATGAACGACCGTGCCGCACTCGGGCTGCTCCTGGAGTACGGCCCCCTGTCCCGGAGCAGGATCGGCAAGCTGACAGGGCTCTCCAAGCCCACCGCGTCACAGCTGCTGGTCCGCCTCGAAGCGGCCGGACTCGTCGTCGCCACCGGCACCACCGAGGGCCGCCCCGGCCCCGGCGCGCAGCTCTACACGGTCAATCCGCGGGCCGCCTTCGCCGCCGGGCTCGACGTCTCCCCGCGGCGTATCCGGGCCGCCGTCGCCGACCTCACCGGTACGGTCGTCGGCGAGTACGAGCTGGCGACCGGCCGGGTCCGGGCGGCCGGCGCGGTACAGCAGGTGACGGACGCCCTCGACGCCGCCGCCGGGTCGGCCGGACTGACCCGCTCCGACATCCACCGGCTCGTCATCGGCACCCCCGGCGCCTTCGATCCGTCCACCGGACAGTTGCGGTACGCCTCCCATCTGCCCGGCTGGCACTCCACGACCCTGCTGGACGAACTGGCCGCCGCGCTGCCGATGCCCTTCGAGCTGGAGAACGACGTCAATCTCGTCGCGGTCGCCGAACAGCGGCTCGGCGCGGCCCGGGGCCATGACGACTTCGTCCTGCTGTGGAACGAGGAGGGTCTCGGCGGCGCCCTGGTCATCGGCGGGAGGCTGCATCGCGGCTTCACCGGCGGCGCGGGCGAGGTCGGCTTCCTCCCGGTCCCCGGCACCCCACTGATCCGGCAGGTCACCCGGGCCAACAGCGGCGGCTTCCAGGAGCTGGCCGGCGCCCAGGAGCTGCCGAAACTGGCCCGCAAACTCGGTGTCCGCGCCATCGGCGGCGGCCACTACACCCTGGTCGCCCCCCAACTGGTGGCCCAGGCGAGCGCGGCGGACGACGGCCCCTTCCGCGCCCTGCTGGAGACCTACGCCACGGCTCTGGCCACCGGACTCGCCTCCGTCGTCGCCGTCCTCGACCCGGAGCTGGTCGTCCTGGCCGGCGAGGCCATCACCTCCGGTGGTGAGCCGCTGCGCGCCCGGGTCCAGGCGGAGCTGACCGAGCTGGCCGCGCCCCGGCCGAAGCTGGTCATGGCCGGCGTACCGGAACAGCCCGTGCTGCGCGGAGCGCTGGAGAGCGCGCTGGCGACCACCCGCGACGACGTCTTCGACACCTCGGCCCGCTGA
- a CDS encoding ABC transporter substrate-binding protein produces the protein MFRTDHTTRRTRDSIPTRRSRGVAALAVAASLALLAAGCTGSHGSTAEDDPKAKTTLTLWHGWSAPAEVKAIEDNVKRFEDKYPNITVKTVKNMTDAKIQQALRAGGSQAPDVVASFTTDSVGKFCDTGALVDLGPFLKKAKIDAAKVFHRPLLEYTRFEGNQCALPLLNDAYGLYYNKDEFKKAGIAAPPKTWSEFEQVARKLTRHRGAGYEQLGFMPNYHGYETTSMHYAAQWSPTYFDADGKSKVAEDPAFARMMLFQKRLVDALGGYAKLEKYRNTFGDEWGAEHPFHTGRVAMQLDGEWRLGMAEDAGVDFEIGTAPLPVADELAADYGMGYLSGTIMGIAATSKKQNAAWELVKYMTTDTAAVVAFANGIRNIPSTIEALNSPDLRFDPRFRTFVDIAKHPKSNTTPAQVDGGAYQVTLQDLGYRYESGKVKDLQAGLAETARQIDVDIEKQK, from the coding sequence ATGTTCCGTACGGACCACACCACCAGGCGCACCAGAGACTCCATCCCCACTCGTCGCAGCCGCGGGGTCGCCGCCCTCGCCGTGGCCGCGTCCCTGGCCCTGCTCGCCGCCGGCTGTACCGGATCGCACGGATCCACCGCCGAGGACGATCCGAAGGCGAAGACCACGCTCACCCTCTGGCACGGCTGGTCGGCTCCCGCCGAGGTCAAGGCCATCGAGGACAATGTGAAGCGCTTCGAGGACAAGTACCCCAACATCACGGTGAAGACCGTCAAGAACATGACGGACGCGAAGATCCAGCAGGCGCTGCGGGCGGGTGGCTCCCAGGCGCCGGACGTGGTGGCCTCCTTCACCACCGACAGCGTCGGGAAGTTCTGCGATACCGGCGCTCTTGTCGACCTCGGCCCGTTCCTGAAGAAGGCGAAGATCGACGCGGCGAAGGTGTTCCACCGGCCACTGCTCGAATACACCCGGTTCGAGGGCAATCAGTGCGCCCTGCCGCTGCTCAACGATGCCTACGGCCTCTACTACAACAAGGACGAGTTCAAGAAGGCCGGGATCGCCGCGCCGCCGAAGACCTGGAGCGAATTCGAGCAGGTCGCCCGGAAGCTCACCCGGCACCGCGGCGCCGGTTACGAGCAGCTCGGATTCATGCCGAACTACCACGGCTACGAGACCACGTCGATGCATTACGCCGCCCAGTGGTCCCCGACGTACTTCGACGCCGACGGGAAGTCGAAGGTCGCCGAGGATCCGGCCTTCGCCAGGATGATGCTCTTCCAGAAGCGTCTGGTCGACGCCCTCGGCGGCTACGCGAAACTGGAGAAGTACCGCAATACCTTCGGCGACGAATGGGGCGCCGAACACCCCTTCCACACCGGCCGGGTCGCCATGCAGCTCGACGGCGAATGGCGGCTCGGCATGGCCGAGGACGCCGGGGTCGACTTCGAGATCGGTACGGCTCCGCTGCCGGTCGCCGATGAACTGGCCGCCGACTACGGAATGGGCTATCTCTCCGGCACGATCATGGGCATCGCGGCCACCAGCAAGAAGCAGAACGCGGCCTGGGAACTGGTGAAGTACATGACCACGGACACCGCCGCGGTGGTCGCCTTCGCCAATGGAATCCGCAATATCCCCTCCACCATCGAGGCGCTGAACTCGCCCGATCTCCGATTCGACCCGAGGTTCAGGACCTTTGTCGACATCGCGAAGCACCCGAAGTCGAACACCACGCCCGCACAGGTCGACGGCGGCGCCTACCAGGTGACCCTCCAGGACCTCGGTTACCGGTACGAATCCGGGAAGGTGAAGGATCTGCAGGCCGGTCTGGCGGAGACGGCCCGGCAGATCGACGTCGATATCGAGAAGCAGAAGTAG
- a CDS encoding carbohydrate ABC transporter permease — MTRTTRITRTATYTLRSKRRRSALRTVAFLSPWLIGFGVFFAYPLISTIYFSFMKYDGFRPPVPNGLENWTYVFTEYRLFWPALQNTLWLVVVMVGCRVVFGLGVGLLVIRIKSGGRVFRTLFYLPHLAPPVAATLAFVFLLNPGTGPVNSVLETLGLPAPGWFTDPDWSRPALTVLALWGIGDLMVIFMAALLDVPKEQYEAAELDGASAFGKFRHITLPHISPIVLFAVVTGVIQTMQYYTQPLVAGKVASGIIGGSGQQFEPGYPENSTVTLPQLVYDIGFQRFDYGAAAVVALVLFALSMLFTALLMRRRSGLLGPGD; from the coding sequence ATGACCCGGACAACCCGGATAACCCGGACGGCCACCTACACCCTGCGCTCGAAGCGCCGCCGGTCGGCGCTCCGTACCGTCGCGTTCCTGTCGCCGTGGCTGATCGGCTTCGGCGTGTTCTTCGCCTATCCGCTGATCTCGACCATCTATTTCTCCTTCATGAAGTACGACGGTTTCCGTCCTCCCGTCCCCAACGGACTGGAGAACTGGACCTATGTCTTCACCGAGTACCGGCTCTTCTGGCCCGCACTCCAGAACACGCTCTGGCTGGTCGTCGTCATGGTCGGCTGCCGGGTGGTGTTCGGCCTGGGCGTCGGGCTGCTGGTGATCCGGATCAAGAGCGGGGGCAGAGTCTTCCGTACCCTCTTCTATCTGCCTCATCTCGCTCCGCCGGTCGCCGCGACGCTGGCCTTCGTCTTTCTTCTCAATCCCGGTACGGGCCCGGTGAATTCCGTACTGGAAACGCTGGGCCTGCCCGCCCCTGGCTGGTTCACCGACCCCGACTGGTCACGGCCCGCGCTGACCGTTCTGGCGCTCTGGGGGATAGGAGATCTGATGGTGATCTTCATGGCCGCGCTGCTCGACGTACCGAAGGAGCAGTACGAGGCGGCCGAACTGGACGGCGCATCGGCCTTCGGCAAGTTCCGCCACATCACCCTGCCGCATATCTCCCCGATCGTGCTGTTCGCCGTGGTCACCGGGGTCATCCAGACGATGCAGTACTACACCCAGCCGCTGGTGGCCGGAAAGGTGGCGTCCGGGATCATCGGCGGCAGCGGGCAGCAGTTCGAGCCCGGCTATCCCGAGAATTCCACCGTCACCCTCCCCCAGTTGGTCTACGACATCGGCTTCCAGCGCTTCGACTACGGCGCGGCGGCGGTCGTCGCGCTCGTCCTGTTCGCGCTCTCGATGCTTTTCACCGCACTGCTGATGCGCCGCCGCAGCGGACTGCTCGGGCCGGGTGACTGA
- a CDS encoding carbohydrate ABC transporter permease: MTASSYGGRPGTAARAARRRAVLHWIAVHALAVAAALFFVLPFVFVLLTSLMSDQQALTRDLVPRTWEWENYTRVLDTPGFLTWWRNTLLYAGLGTVLTVVSSIPVAYALAKFRFRGRRLTMMLVISMMMLPPQVIIIPMYLFWAKELDLAGSLWPLIIPMAFGDAFSVFLLRQFLLTVPDEYLDAARVDGCGEVRTLLRVVLPMAKPGIAAVALFQFFYAWNDYFGPQIYASENPAAWTLSYGLESFKGAHHTDWNLTMAATVLVMAPVILVFFFAQRAFVEGVTLTGVKG, from the coding sequence ATGACAGCCTCTTCCTACGGCGGGCGGCCGGGCACCGCCGCCCGCGCGGCCCGGCGCCGGGCGGTGCTCCACTGGATAGCCGTCCACGCGCTCGCCGTCGCTGCCGCGCTCTTCTTCGTCCTGCCCTTCGTCTTCGTCCTGCTGACCTCGCTGATGAGCGACCAGCAGGCGCTGACCCGGGACCTTGTCCCGCGCACCTGGGAGTGGGAGAACTACACCAGGGTCCTCGACACGCCCGGCTTCCTCACCTGGTGGCGCAATACCCTGCTCTACGCCGGTCTGGGCACCGTACTGACCGTGGTGTCGTCCATACCGGTGGCTTATGCGCTGGCCAAGTTCCGCTTCCGCGGGCGGCGGCTCACGATGATGCTGGTGATCTCCATGATGATGCTGCCACCACAGGTGATCATCATCCCGATGTATCTGTTCTGGGCGAAGGAACTCGACCTGGCGGGCAGTCTCTGGCCGCTGATCATCCCCATGGCATTCGGCGACGCCTTCTCCGTCTTCCTGCTGCGGCAGTTCCTGCTGACCGTCCCCGACGAATATCTGGACGCGGCGCGGGTGGACGGCTGCGGCGAGGTGCGGACCCTGCTCAGGGTCGTCCTGCCGATGGCGAAACCCGGTATCGCGGCCGTCGCGCTGTTCCAGTTCTTCTACGCCTGGAACGACTACTTCGGCCCCCAGATCTACGCCTCCGAGAACCCGGCCGCCTGGACGCTCAGTTACGGCCTCGAATCGTTCAAGGGCGCGCACCATACCGACTGGAATCTGACCATGGCCGCGACAGTGCTGGTCATGGCACCCGTGATCCTCGTCTTCTTCTTCGCCCAGCGGGCGTTCGTCGAGGGAGTCACACTGACCGGAGTGAAGGGCTAG
- a CDS encoding 6-phospho-beta-glucosidase — protein MKLAVVGGGSTYTPELIDGFARLRDTLPISELVLVDPAAERLELVGGLARRIFAKQGHSGRIVTTSDLDAGVEGADAVLLQLRIGGQEARLQDETWPLECGCVGQETTGAGGLAKALRTVPVVLDIAERVRRANPEAWIIDFTNPVGIVTRALLTAGHKAVGLCNVAIGFQRKFAKLLDVAPSEVHLDHIGLNHLTWETGVRIGGPDGEDRLPGLIAAHGGTIAADLRLPSALLDRLGAVPSYYLRYFYAHDEVVEELRTKPSRAAEVAEMERQLLAMYGDPALDTKPELLAKRGGAYYSEAAVDLAAALLGGAGSPYQVVNTTNNGTLPFLPDDAVVEVQAAVGAKGAAPLPVPRVDPLYAGLIANVTAYEDLALDAALRGGRERVFRALLAHPLIGQYGYAEQLTDKLIAHNREHLAWA, from the coding sequence ATGAAACTGGCAGTCGTGGGTGGCGGGTCCACCTATACACCGGAGCTGATCGACGGATTCGCCCGGCTGCGGGACACCCTCCCGATCAGCGAACTGGTCCTCGTCGACCCGGCGGCGGAGCGGCTGGAGCTGGTGGGCGGGCTGGCCCGGCGGATCTTCGCCAAACAAGGGCACAGCGGACGGATCGTCACCACCTCGGATCTGGACGCGGGCGTCGAGGGCGCCGACGCCGTCCTGCTCCAGCTGCGCATCGGCGGACAGGAGGCCAGGCTCCAGGACGAGACCTGGCCGCTGGAGTGCGGTTGCGTCGGGCAGGAGACCACGGGAGCGGGCGGACTGGCGAAGGCGCTGCGCACGGTCCCCGTCGTCCTCGATATCGCCGAACGGGTCCGCCGCGCCAACCCCGAGGCGTGGATCATCGACTTCACCAATCCCGTGGGGATCGTCACCCGGGCGCTGCTGACGGCCGGGCACAAGGCCGTCGGGCTCTGCAACGTGGCCATCGGGTTCCAGCGCAAGTTCGCGAAACTGCTGGATGTGGCGCCGTCCGAGGTGCATCTCGACCATATCGGGCTCAACCATCTGACCTGGGAGACCGGGGTCCGGATCGGCGGGCCCGACGGCGAGGACCGGCTGCCCGGCCTGATCGCCGCCCACGGCGGGACGATCGCCGCCGATCTGCGGCTGCCGAGCGCGCTGCTCGACCGGCTCGGCGCGGTCCCCTCGTACTACCTGCGCTACTTCTACGCCCACGACGAGGTCGTCGAGGAGCTGCGGACCAAGCCGTCCCGGGCGGCCGAGGTCGCCGAGATGGAACGGCAGTTGCTGGCGATGTACGGGGACCCGGCGCTGGACACCAAGCCGGAGCTGCTGGCCAAGCGCGGCGGCGCCTACTACTCGGAGGCGGCGGTCGATCTGGCCGCGGCGCTGCTGGGCGGTGCGGGCAGCCCGTACCAGGTCGTCAACACCACCAACAACGGGACGCTGCCCTTCCTGCCGGACGACGCGGTCGTCGAGGTGCAGGCCGCCGTCGGGGCCAAGGGGGCCGCGCCGCTGCCGGTGCCGCGGGTCGATCCGCTGTACGCGGGGCTGATCGCGAATGTGACGGCGTACGAGGACCTGGCCCTGGACGCGGCGCTGCGCGGCGGCCGGGAGCGGGTGTTCCGGGCCCTGCTCGCCCATCCGCTGATCGGCCAGTACGGCTACGCCGAGCAGCTCACCGACAAGCTGATCGCGCACAACCGGGAGCACTTGGCGTGGGCGTGA
- a CDS encoding N-acetylglucosamine kinase, with protein sequence MGVTAAVLAIDAGNSKTDAVFVGADGSVLGSARAAVGFQPPKVGVAAAVEALAGTVAAAREAAATAGRPVDRVERVSACLANADLPVEEEELTAALHARGWGRTTVVRNDTFALLRAAVDEPRGVAVVCGAGINCVGMHPDGRTARFPAIGKISGDWGGGLGLAEESLWSAARAEDGRGVPTALARTLPQHFGLGSMAALIEALHRRTIPYARVHELTPVLFATSAQGDEVAKGLVQRLADEVVTMAAVTLGRLGLLTEEVPVVLGGSVLAARHPELEARIAESLAVKAPKAGLRWLTAPPVLGAALLGLDGVGAPPEAGARIRGHYGV encoded by the coding sequence GTGGGCGTGACCGCGGCGGTCCTCGCGATCGACGCGGGCAACAGCAAGACCGACGCCGTCTTCGTCGGCGCGGACGGTTCGGTGCTCGGCTCGGCCCGGGCGGCGGTGGGCTTCCAGCCCCCGAAGGTCGGCGTCGCCGCCGCCGTGGAGGCCCTGGCGGGCACCGTGGCGGCGGCGCGGGAGGCCGCGGCCACGGCCGGCCGGCCCGTCGACCGGGTCGAACGGGTCTCGGCCTGTCTCGCCAACGCCGATCTGCCGGTGGAGGAGGAGGAGCTGACGGCCGCGCTGCACGCCCGGGGCTGGGGCCGTACGACGGTGGTACGCAACGATACGTTCGCGCTGCTGCGCGCCGCGGTGGACGAGCCGCGGGGTGTCGCGGTCGTCTGCGGCGCGGGCATCAACTGCGTCGGGATGCACCCGGACGGGCGGACCGCCCGGTTCCCGGCCATCGGCAAGATCTCGGGTGACTGGGGCGGGGGGCTCGGTCTCGCCGAGGAGTCCCTGTGGAGCGCCGCGCGCGCGGAGGACGGCAGGGGCGTGCCGACGGCCCTGGCCCGGACCCTGCCGCAGCACTTCGGGCTCGGCTCGATGGCGGCCCTGATCGAGGCGCTGCACCGGCGGACGATCCCGTACGCGCGGGTGCACGAGCTGACGCCGGTCCTCTTCGCGACCAGTGCGCAGGGGGACGAGGTGGCCAAGGGCCTGGTCCAGCGGCTCGCGGACGAGGTGGTGACGATGGCCGCGGTGACGCTGGGGCGGCTCGGGCTGCTGACCGAGGAGGTGCCGGTGGTGCTGGGCGGGAGCGTCCTCGCGGCCCGGCACCCCGAACTGGAGGCCCGGATCGCGGAATCGCTGGCGGTGAAGGCGCCGAAGGCCGGCCTGCGCTGGCTGACCGCGCCGCCGGTGCTGGGGGCGGCCCTGCTCGGGCTCGACGGGGTGGGCGCGCCGCCGGAGGCGGGGGCGCGGATCCGCGGACATTACGGGGTGTAG
- a CDS encoding glutamate ABC transporter substrate-binding protein, with protein MKEPSRDGATATTRRPSPRGWGGVAAMAAVCALAAGTLIPLSRDAGSAIAAPDAADPAGGVTRVDRTVGEECESPEASLPPSASDGPTIDAIKKRGHLIVGVDQNSYRWGYRDPATGTIEGFDIDLARAIAENIFGSKKNAVIFRAIPTNQRIPALNNGTVDIVVRTMTINCARIKQVAFSTAYFQAGQQILASKTSPITGYNASLKGKRVCSAEGSTAYEALERNAFGAVFKDPGDGRPDDEDILTVPNQLDCLVRLQQGLVDAVLTDNALAAGQAAQDPAVVLRGDKPFTTEYYGVATKLGKDDLVRRINHVLEDYRKSRWTLAYQKWLEADLPKIPGPPAPKYRTG; from the coding sequence ATGAAGGAGCCCAGCAGGGACGGGGCCACTGCCACGACCAGGCGTCCCAGCCCCCGGGGCTGGGGCGGAGTGGCCGCGATGGCCGCCGTCTGCGCCCTGGCGGCCGGGACGCTGATCCCGCTGTCCCGGGACGCCGGGAGCGCGATCGCCGCTCCGGACGCGGCGGACCCGGCGGGCGGGGTGACCCGGGTGGACCGGACCGTGGGCGAGGAGTGCGAGTCCCCCGAGGCATCGCTGCCGCCGTCGGCCTCCGACGGCCCGACCATCGACGCCATCAAGAAGCGCGGCCATCTGATCGTCGGCGTCGACCAGAACAGTTACCGCTGGGGCTACCGCGATCCGGCGACCGGAACCATCGAGGGCTTCGACATCGACCTGGCACGGGCGATCGCGGAGAACATCTTCGGCAGCAAGAAGAACGCCGTGATATTCCGTGCCATCCCCACCAACCAGCGAATCCCCGCCCTGAACAACGGCACGGTGGACATCGTGGTCCGCACGATGACCATCAACTGCGCCCGGATCAAACAGGTCGCCTTCTCCACCGCGTACTTCCAGGCCGGGCAGCAGATCCTCGCCTCCAAGACTTCCCCCATCACCGGATACAACGCCTCCCTCAAGGGCAAGCGGGTCTGCTCGGCGGAGGGGTCCACGGCCTATGAGGCGCTGGAGAGGAACGCGTTCGGCGCGGTCTTCAAGGACCCGGGCGACGGCCGCCCGGACGACGAGGACATCCTGACCGTCCCCAATCAGCTCGACTGTCTCGTCCGGCTCCAGCAGGGACTGGTGGACGCGGTCCTCACGGACAACGCCCTCGCCGCCGGCCAGGCCGCCCAGGACCCGGCGGTCGTACTGAGGGGCGACAAGCCGTTCACCACCGAGTACTACGGCGTGGCCACGAAGCTCGGCAAGGACGATCTGGTGCGCCGGATCAACCATGTACTGGAGGACTACCGCAAGAGCCGGTGGACCCTCGCCTACCAGAAGTGGCTGGAAGCCGATCTGCCCAAGATACCCGGGCCGCCCGCGCCCAAATACCGCACCGGCTGA